The Pseudanabaena sp. ABRG5-3 genome includes the window GGACGCGAAAAGGCTTGAGAAGCAGGAGAGAAGTCATCGGTATTGATTTCGCCTGTGACTTTAAATACGGTCACGGTCACAGTTTCAGGCAAGGCGGGGCGACTGGTAAACCATTCCGCCGCCGCCCATGAATCGATGACGGATTTAGCTCTGACGTTAGTTTTTGATAATTCTAAAACTTGATTAAAGGCATCAAATACGAGCAAGGTCTTCTTGAGAGCCGTCGCCGCCAAGTCGCCTAAATCATCATTAGTTAACAAATCGATCAAGGTCTGCACGTTATAGCCACCGACCATCGTGCCGAGCAGTTCCACCGCGTAGGCTGGGCTAACTAGGGGGGATGTGCTTTCACCCTTAGCGATCGCGGTTAGCCATCCTGCTTTCACATAGGCAGCTTGATCGACCCCGGGGGGAATGCGATCGCGTAGTAACGCTAATAAAAATTCCTCTTCACCTGCGGGGGGATTTTGCAATAGCTCACACAGGGCTGAGGCTTGCTGAGCATTGAGGGGCAAAGGGGGAATTCCTTGGGCTGCACGTTCGGCAACATGGTCACGGTAGGCTGATAACATAGGTTGTTATTTTTAATTCTTTGGCAAGTTTTTACAATCGTGAGCGTGCGAAGCACGTTCACGATTGTTTTGATATTATCGATCCTAATCAACTTTTGTGCGTAAATTATGTCAGCTAGGATGCGATTTTCGCTTTTAGGGATGAACCTGACCTAAAATTGCGCCGAGGCGATCGTAATCATCTTTGAGCAAAATACTGAGCTTTCGTCCTGCTTGGACTAGCCAATTGCGATCGCATTTACGCACCTGATAGACATTGCGTAAGACTGCGGCGATTAGCTCATCAACAGGAGCATTGGTCATTTGGACTAGAGTTCTTAAAAAATTTAACTCTTCCGTGAAGTTCTCAATTTCCTCTTCTTCGCAAGCATAAACGGCTTGATGGATTTGTGGCGGTTGCGAGGGAAGATGCTGATAGACATTGCCGACAGCACTAAAACCGAGCAGTACGACTTTGATTTCGGAACGGAGCATAGCAAAAATTTGAGGTTGCTGTTCGCGTAACTCTTGGAGGCTCAGACCTAAAGCCACTGCTCGATGTACAGAATCAATCGGTGCAGTCGTTGCATGATAAACCACCCCATAGGCGACGATATCGCTATTTTCATCCTGTTGTGATTTCACCCAACTGCCGAAAGCAGGCATCACAGGAAAATCTAGATTATCAGGTTCGAGGCACTGAGCGAGAAATTCTGTGGTGGAAGTTGCCACAACCTCAGCAAGATGTTTAGGATGGCGATCGCGACTAGACTGCGGCAAAGGTAAAAGCATGACATCCCTCAAATATCAAATAGAGAATCGGCTGCCCTTCTCCCACCCCAGCGCTTCACAATCAGATCGTCATAGCGATCGGCACTTTCTAATACTTCGGTCAGCGCCAGTTGAAACTCATTTTGTTGACAAGATGCACCGAGCAAAGTCACATGAAATCTCACATCTCCATCCTCTGGCATACTAAAGCCACCAAAACGAAATACATCATTTTGGTTGAGCAAATAGAGCATCAGATCATCACTCACTTCCACTTCCGTTGCGACATATGCCCAAATATAAATAATCGATTCGGTTTCATATAAAGGTCGAATTTCTACCAGAACCGTTGCGGAGCCAACCTGTAAGCTAAAGATGGGATTGTGGGCGACGGGATAGGATATGCGATCGCAAAGCTCTGGCAGCCAATCAGCTACTTTTTGATAACAGGCTTTTTGTGCCTCTGTTTGAAAATTCACGCTTCAAATTTACCATTGATCAAAACCACTAAAAGTTTAACCCAATCTCAGCAGTTTTCAAGCCTTGAGAGGTATACTCCCTTTGTGAGCATACCTCTCTTACAGCGCAAAGCGCTGACTTTAAACCCAGAGAAATTTTTGAAAGCGTGGCTTCGCTGCACTTTCAAAAATTTCTCTGTACTATAGCTACAGTCACTTGTCTGAGGACAGATCAAAACTCAAGAATTGATTGGCGGCGCTCCGCGCCGCCAATCAATTCTTGGGTTTTATGTCCTAGTACACTTGGTGATAGCTATACTTTAAGCCTCAACAGGCTGTAATAATTATTTATGATTAAATATCGCGCTTTTCAAGCAAGCGAGGTACAGAGGATTATGTCCCCACCGAAGGCGGGGACATAATCCTGATTGGTATACGCTATATGATTAAAGGCTGCGATCTAAGGAGCGCTCACCACCCCAAGTTGCGACGATCGCATCATCATATTGATCGGCAGTTTCTAGGACTGAAGATACTAGAGTTTGCAATTCTTGGCGATCGCAGGTCGAGCCAACTAAAGTTGTGTGAAAGCGAATATCCCCGTCATCATCAATACTAAATACCCCAAACTGAAGTTCCGAATTTTTTTTAAGTAAAAAGCGCATTAAGTCCTGTGTAATCTCCGCCCCCGTAACTACATATGACCAAGTGGAAATAATTGCTTCAGAACTCCCCCAAGGTAAAACCTCAACGGTCGCTGTTGCGGAACCCAGTGGCAAAACGAATACAGGCATATCGTATGGAGGTGAATAAACATTGTCGTACAAGTCCTTTAACCAAGGCTGAATCTTTTCATAGCAAGCTTTTTGTACGGGTGTCTCAAATTTCATTTTATTACCTCCATCCTTCAACCGTTCAATTTAAATCCCATCTATATATTTGAGCTTTTCACCTTGTTTAGGTCAGTTTAAGCCGCCCAAAAAGGAAATAGCCAAGATTTCTTATGCTAGTAATTTGTTACGCATAAATTTATATTTTTTATCTTTACTTAAAGATTGTGTTATTAAAAAGGAATCGATGCAGTATTCTGTGTTACGCGATCGCATGTTTGAGTCGTGCGAAGCACGACAATCTTATCGAGAACTATTCGGGTCAAAACTTGAGCCATCAAAAAAGACTTCTACTCCCCTTGAAGTGGATATGGGAATATTCGTGTCAGGAACGCCGATCGCTTTCGCCGCATTTTTCCATAAATCCTCACGATTAACCGCATCAATAGTTTCTTTGATCTCAAAATTATCGGGTAATAATTGCCACCTTCTATATTCGTTTAAGAACCATAGATCATGACTCTTATAGGGATAAGAAACGGAGACACCATCATTTGACCAATACTTAATAGCTAGTGGATTAGGAGAGTTCTTGGAGTTATTTATTCTTAGTATTTCCTTCGTCTGCTGTGGGCTATTTTTAAAAAGCTGAGAGAACATTTTCAGAGGTTCCGTAATGAGATTAGCTCCATTACTAAAGCTTAATGCTATTAATGTATTTAGTTCTCTCTCATTTGCAGGATTATCACACCAGATCTGAGCTTCCATAATTCCTTGAAGCAAGGCTTGCGTGGCAATGGGATATTTATCCACCCAATCGGCACGCATTGCCAAGCATTCCCCCGGATGATTGCGCCAAATCTCACCAGTAGCGATCGCAGGATAGGTCAAATTTGCTTCTAGGAGTTTCAACATATGCCAGCTATCGAGGCAAAGCAAATCCGCTCTATTGCGCTTAACCTGATTACTCATCTCGACAAAGGGAATGGCAAGCACATCAATATTGAGTTTCGGAACAATGTTCATGGCTGAGAGCCAATAACGTAACCAGAGATCGTAATTAGTCCCGATTTCAGCGATCGCGCAATTCATCGGACTGCCAAATAACTTCGCTACATCTTGCCAAGGCGAAAATGGAGCGCGTTGTATTTGAATGCCAAAGGGTTTGAGTCTTTTAGAAACAACGATATATCCGCCATGGGTATGCAGGCGCATCAGCATATACATGGCAGTTTTGCGCTTGTTAGGATTAATTCCCTCATTCATCATCTCAGGCAAAGGACTATAGAAATGTCCACCATCAATCCCATCGCTATTTGTTCCTAGTTCTGTCCCAATTTCGGTGTGATCGCTAATTTCTGCCCATGACTGAAAGGGAACAAATTCCACATCGGTCATACCATACTTGGCAAATAGCTTCTTATGTTTTGCCACTAGCAAAGGTGCAACTTCAAACGAAGGAATTATGCCTAGACGTACCGATTGAATTTCAGGATTATTGGAAATATTGTTGTGTGGAGTCGGCTGTAATAAATCATTTGCCAAGGGTTTAGGCGTACAGTTACTCAGCAAGACTGTACTTGCGGCGATTCCAAAGGTGGCAATAAATTTACGTCTGGAAAGTGGATTCATAGAACTAAATCCATAACTAAATATTTTCCAAAAGATGGTTTTGCAATCTTTTGGAAAATATTTCAATTAAGCTAAAAACTCATGAACTATATCTAGGATACGCTGACTCGATTTGCCATCGCCAAAGGGATTAGCAATATTTGCCATCTGTTCATAGGCAGTGCGATCGCCTAGTAAGGTAGAAGCTGCTGCCACGATATCATCGGTTTCCGTACCTACCAGCTTACTTGTCCCTGCATCAACTGCCTCTGGTCGCTCAGTCGTAGTCCGCAAGACCAAAACAGGTTTGCCAAGGCTAGGAGCCTCCTCTTGCAAGCCGCCTGAATCACTCATGATCAAGTAGCATCGTTGCATTGCCCCGACCAATTGCTCATAATCCAATGGCTCCACTAAGAAAATGCGGGGATGATTGCCTAGCTTGGCGATTAACGGCTCCCGTACCACAGGATTCATATGCATAGGTAGAACTAAAGCCACATCAGGAAATTCTGTCAAAATCTGTAACCATGCTTGAATGATTTTCTCTAAGGGCTGCCCCCAATTTTCGCGACGATGGACAGTAGCGAGAATCACCCGATGGGATGACCAGTCTAGCCCTTTGATCTCACACTTTGGCGATCGCCCTGAAACGTACAGCAACGCATCAATAACTGTATTGCCCGTATGATGAATTCCTTCTTTGACTCCTGACGTTTGGAGATTTGTCACAGAAGCCGTCGTAGGTGCAAAATGCAGTTGAGCTATCTGAGAAACTAGGCGACGATTGGCTTCTTCAGGAAATGGATTAAAGAGATTATCGGTGCGGAGTCCCGCTTCCACATGCCCAATGGGGATTTGTTGATAAAAAGCCGCCAATGCCGCCGCAAAAGCAGTGGTCGTATCACCTTGGACTAAGACAATATTGGGCTGAATCTCTTTATATAAATTCTCTAAGCCAATTAAGCTATTGCAAGTAATCTCAGTGAGGGTTTGCTTCGGGCGCATGATTCCCAAATCATAGTCTGCCTTGAGGTCAAACAATTGCATTACCTGTTCCACCATTTCCCGATGCTGCCCAGTTAACACAACTGAAGTCTGGAATTGAGGGTTATTTCTAAATAAATGGATGACAGGTGCAAGCTTAATTGCTTCTGGACGAGTGCCCAAAGTGACGCAGACATGAAATTGAGTTGGCAAAATAATCTCCCTTATAACAAAACGATTTGAGTCGTAACAGAGGCAGCTTTCGGTGCTTTGCTACTACCAAAGACAGCATGAATGCCGCGCAATGTCAGAATTATAATTCCGCAAACCACCAGATATTGCACAAATTGAATTGTAAAGTTGGAAGTTGTGAGTAAAGCTTGCCAAGATAAACTGTTAAAGGAGAATGCTGTCTCAGACTGAAAATCACTAATACCTTCCTTATTTGGAATTGCAGGAATATCAGACAGAATGAGAAAGTCTGAATCTTGCGAAGAATTAGAAGTTGTCAACTCTGAGATTTGAGCCTGCATTGGTGTGAGATTTGGTAAATCTGTAGGGTAACTATCGCCAAACATTTCATCTAAATCAGTGGTTGATGCGACTGATCTATTGTCATCTTCAGCGCGATAGCGAGATGAGTCATTGCGCTCGTCGTTAGGCATAGGCTTGACGGGGAATACGGGTAGAGGAGGTATTCTAGGTCTTTCTGGGGATTGATTAACTCCGCCATTTTCACTAATGTTTAGGTCTTCGCGTTCAACCAAAGAAATTTCCTCTGTCCATGCAGGCTCCTCAAAGCCAGTTTGCTGCCAAGAAACAGTAATACTGGAAATGGACTGCACTTCGAGGGTCAGGAACCATTTTTTCAGCATTCCCACTAATACTTGACGCTTGGGGATACGCACTTCATCATCTAGCGATCGCAAGTCCGACTCGATTAAAACTTCAAGGCGATCGCCATCACGTTCAACATTGGCGAGCATTCCCTGCGACTTGAGCAAACGGTTCATTAATGAAGCGATCGCATTAACATTGCCTTGTTTAGCTTGCTCGATGAGTGGATTTTGTGCCATGGCAGCAACCTCAGATGCTTACTCAGTGAATTGCTTTTTAACTACGCCAAATGTATCAGAAAATCGCTTCTTTATTTTCTTGCTTGGTTGCGCCAACTTTTCAACGCCATGCCGATGAATATCGCTAACAAGCCATACGTTGGTGAAAATTCAAAAGGTACAGGTGTCGTGTCCAAGGTTACAGAGCCAAGCGTGAAAGTGCCTGATTCTTGTCCTGTGTTATCACCGAAGAAGATGAAGCTATTTGTGGTGTAGGGGTTAAAAGTACCTAGAGGAGGATTACTCGTTAAGGGGTCAAAACTGTAGTTTTGCAAAGAACCATTAATAATCGAGTTTCCACCGCTAGTTAACGAGTAGTTATTGTTAAAAACTGTAAGCTGGTAGGTATTTGTAGAAGTGGTCGTAAAGTTTGCTGCTTGTGCTTCAGTTGTAAAATTAGCAGACTGGGCGAAAATTTCCGTAGGTCTAAACCCAATCTCTACTCCCTTATTCCCATTGCCACTTATAGCGATCACACTAAAAGCTGCGCGGGGATTAGAACTAGATGTATTGGTAGTTGCCGAGTCGAGACTAACTGTAAAAGTAATTGAATAACCAGTAGCTTGATTAAGGGTTGTACTCGTAAACCCAGTATTAAAGTAACTACTGGTTAGTGGATTGTAATTGCTATATCCCGAATATTCGGCAAAGTTTGCGGCAGTATTTAACGTTACTCCCCCGCCAACAACTTGGGTTTCACTAGCGATCGTCGGTAGTCCAGAGCTTTGAATTGCCGCAGGTTTTAAGGAACCCTGTGATGCAGGATTAGAGCCATTGGCATTATATAGAGTAAAAACTGCGGCGTTTGCGCTGATTGCACCAGCAAAAAAAATAATATTAGGGATGGCTAATGACCATAAAGTTTTCATATATCCACGCCTATTTAATATGCCTATTTTAATTTGATGGGATTAACTCAAAACAAAAAAGAGGGGTGCAAAGCACCCCTCTTTTTTATACCAGTCTTACCAACTTAGCGCTTAAGTCCCACATTTTCTCGGCTCTAGCATCATCGCGAGCTTGGGGAGAAACAGTCTGGACAAAAGACTTGCCATCTTGTTTCTGGCGATTACCCCAACTCCAGTAAGCCCCTGATTGACGATATTCAGGATCGGTAACTACCGCAGCAACTCTTTCGCCTGATAGTTCTTGAGTTACATAACCCTTAGTGATGTTCTTTTGGAATAAGGGGAATAACTTCTGGAAGAGAGGATAGTGATTGCGGAAGAGAGGAGTATCGGCAACGCAACCGGGGTATAGAGAGGTGAAGGTAATGCCTGTGGAATCATGGAAACGACGGTGCAATTCTCTCATGGTTAAGATATTGCAAACCTTGCTCTCTTTATAGGCTCGAACTGGTTCAAATTTCTTGCCATTTGCCATCGAAATTGGTGGTTTGAAGCCTTTTTCAAATCCTTCAAGATTACCAAGATCTGGCTGTGGTGGAATCTTACCGCCCAATTCGTCGGGGTTATGGGTGACGGTTCCTAAAATCACGACACGGCGATCGCTATAGGTGGATTTTTTCATGTCTTCTAAAAGAAGATTGACAAGCAAGAAATGACTCAGATGATTGGTGGTCATAGTTAGCTCAAAGCCTTCAGGCGATCGCTGGGGTTCTTTGAGTAGGGGAGTATAAATAGCGGCATTAACCACGATCGCTTCAAGAGATCTGCCCGTAGCACGGAATTTAGCCACAAACTCACGTACACTTACCAAGGAGCCAAGATCAACTTGAATGACTTCGTATTTATCTTTGGAAATGCCTACGGATTCCGCCGCTTTGTGGGTTTTATCAACATTGCGGCAAGCCATGACGATGAACCAACCTTTATCGGCAAGAGCCTTGGCTGACCAAAGTCCCACGCCTGAAGATGCGCCTGTAATAATGACTGTAGGTAGCTGTGGATATGACATTTTTAAGAATAACTTTATAAACTTTGTTTAGAATTTTACAGTGATTTGGGATAACGTGAAACTCAAGAATTTTTACTAAAAGTCGCACTTGCTAATGCTTTTAGTCCAAACCATAAAGGACTGCACATGCAGTCCTTTATCTAAACCGATCGCGTCATTTGTACCCGATAACGCTCTTTCTTGGTAATCATAATTTCGCCGATGGTAACTCGTCCTTTGCCGCGAATTGCGATCAGATCGCCTGTTTTCACTTGATAGCTAGGTTGCGAGATCGTTTTCCAGTTGACGCGCACATCTTCACTGTTAATCAAGTCCACCATTTTGCTGCGAGACATACCAAAACCAAAAGATGCGATCGCATCAAGCCTCAAGGATGCCTCAGTGGAAGTGAGTTCTTTGGTTACAGGAATGCGAATTTTTAACTCTTCCCAAGCGATCGCATTGACTTTAACGGGAACTGTCCGCACCTGATTGAAATGCAGTTGCAAGTATTCCACTAGTTCAGGAACAACGATCGCCTGTGCGCCTTTTTCGCCTAAGACATTAATATCACCTACTTTTTGGCGCTCTAGTCCCGTACCGAGCAAAGCTCCCAAAAAATCGCGATGACTTGCCGTATCAAACAGGAAATTTCCTGAAATTGAGATTGGCGTGAGGCTGACTTGCGATGGATCGAGGGGTAACTCACTGCGGGCGATCGCTAATCTTTGGCGTTCGGCTTGCTCATAGCCACCCCATGCCAAGCAATGGATTTCGGTCATCTTGCCGAATACTTGTAAAGCTTCGGTAATTTCGGGTGGTGATAGGAAATCACTACATACAACTTCCCATGTTTGAACTGCGCGATCACCCAAATCTAGTAAGCGGCTAAGGGTGTCGCGATTTTCAACATGATTTAATAGGTCACGGGGTAGCATTAAATTTCGTCAAATTCCTCTTCGGGAATACGTTGTTTGGACTTGTCAGGAATTTTGGTTTCGCCCCAAGCATCGCGGATCTGCTGTTGGGTTTCATTACGAAAATCAGGCTTTGAGGTGGTGGGGTAATCATCCTCAAAATCATCGTAATCATCATCGTAATTATCGATGGGCTTTGGTGGTGTTATTGGGCGAGCTGGTGGCTCAGGACGGATTTCAGCTCTGGCTTGGCGACGTTGCTGCTGTGGTGGATTTACGGGAATGCGCTCCTCCGCCCAATTGTCGCCATCATCCCATGATTGTTCTTGGCGATAGACGGGGCGTTGTTGCTGTGGTGGTGGTGAATAGGTGCTTCTGGCTCCCGATGACAGCGCATTATCGCGAATGGTGGTGGTAGGTGGCAGATAATCATCCTCGAAATCATCTTCCCAAGGGGCTTTGCCCAAACCAAGACGCTCTAATAAGCCTTTGCTCAGTTGGGTCATCCGATCTTCCATACCCTCAGTCACGATGATGCGATCGCGCCCAACGGCGATAATTTCATTCACATCAATTTCGTAAGTACTAATTAAGCTGGCAGGAATAATCGGATTCCCGACCGAAGCCACAATCAAGAACATGAGATCCCCTGTTTCGGGATCAAATTTAAAATCGCGTACCTTTCCAAGCAATTCCCCAGACTCAGTTACCACTTCGTTATTAATTAAAGTGGTATAACGCTCAGTAATTAAAATATCTTCGAGAACCGACTCGTCATCAACCAAAATCGCATCTGGTCCCAACAAATCAATATTGTCAAGGGACATAAAAAATGTATCGCCAATACCAATCGGTGTGCCGGGGACAAAGCGTTCTGCGACTGTCACCCCTGTAACGCGACGCTGATCAACATCTAGCCAGATTTGCGTTACGATGCCAAGCCGAATGGCTGATCGCTTGCTAAAGACCTGCAAACCCAAAACGGCGGCACGTTGACGAAGATTTTCCGATTGCATCATGGCGGTGACGTGGCTCTATATGATTCCTTACAAGTGGGGATGCCCTACAAGTGGGGCAATAACTATAAACAGGAGAGTAAATACCTAGCCCTGATTCTAGCAGACTAGATCCCTGTCGGTATCCTCACGTTTGTTGATCAATACTTATTGTAAGGATGACAAGCGGCTTAAGCTCATTGTTATAGACTTTTATTTCTCACGA containing:
- a CDS encoding T3SS (YopN, CesT) and YbjN peptide-binding chaperone 1, with amino-acid sequence MKFETPVQKACYEKIQPWLKDLYDNVYSPPYDMPVFVLPLGSATATVEVLPWGSSEAIISTWSYVVTGAEITQDLMRFLLKKNSELQFGVFSIDDDGDIRFHTTLVGSTCDRQELQTLVSSVLETADQYDDAIVATWGGERSLDRSL
- a CDS encoding photosystem II S4 domain protein, whose translation is MLPRDLLNHVENRDTLSRLLDLGDRAVQTWEVVCSDFLSPPEITEALQVFGKMTEIHCLAWGGYEQAERQRLAIARSELPLDPSQVSLTPISISGNFLFDTASHRDFLGALLGTGLERQKVGDINVLGEKGAQAIVVPELVEYLQLHFNQVRTVPVKVNAIAWEELKIRIPVTKELTSTEASLRLDAIASFGFGMSRSKMVDLINSEDVRVNWKTISQPSYQVKTGDLIAIRGKGRVTIGEIMITKKERYRVQMTRSV
- the wecB gene encoding non-hydrolyzing UDP-N-acetylglucosamine 2-epimerase codes for the protein MLPTQFHVCVTLGTRPEAIKLAPVIHLFRNNPQFQTSVVLTGQHREMVEQVMQLFDLKADYDLGIMRPKQTLTEITCNSLIGLENLYKEIQPNIVLVQGDTTTAFAAALAAFYQQIPIGHVEAGLRTDNLFNPFPEEANRRLVSQIAQLHFAPTTASVTNLQTSGVKEGIHHTGNTVIDALLYVSGRSPKCEIKGLDWSSHRVILATVHRRENWGQPLEKIIQAWLQILTEFPDVALVLPMHMNPVVREPLIAKLGNHPRIFLVEPLDYEQLVGAMQRCYLIMSDSGGLQEEAPSLGKPVLVLRTTTERPEAVDAGTSKLVGTETDDIVAAASTLLGDRTAYEQMANIANPFGDGKSSQRILDIVHEFLA
- a CDS encoding PRC-barrel domain-containing protein, producing MMQSENLRQRAAVLGLQVFSKRSAIRLGIVTQIWLDVDQRRVTGVTVAERFVPGTPIGIGDTFFMSLDNIDLLGPDAILVDDESVLEDILITERYTTLINNEVVTESGELLGKVRDFKFDPETGDLMFLIVASVGNPIIPASLISTYEIDVNEIIAVGRDRIIVTEGMEDRMTQLSKGLLERLGLGKAPWEDDFEDDYLPPTTTIRDNALSSGARSTYSPPPQQQRPVYRQEQSWDDGDNWAEERIPVNPPQQQRRQARAEIRPEPPARPITPPKPIDNYDDDYDDFEDDYPTTSKPDFRNETQQQIRDAWGETKIPDKSKQRIPEEEFDEI
- a CDS encoding CmpA/NrtA family ABC transporter substrate-binding protein: MNPLSRRKFIATFGIAASTVLLSNCTPKPLANDLLQPTPHNNISNNPEIQSVRLGIIPSFEVAPLLVAKHKKLFAKYGMTDVEFVPFQSWAEISDHTEIGTELGTNSDGIDGGHFYSPLPEMMNEGINPNKRKTAMYMLMRLHTHGGYIVVSKRLKPFGIQIQRAPFSPWQDVAKLFGSPMNCAIAEIGTNYDLWLRYWLSAMNIVPKLNIDVLAIPFVEMSNQVKRNRADLLCLDSWHMLKLLEANLTYPAIATGEIWRNHPGECLAMRADWVDKYPIATQALLQGIMEAQIWCDNPANERELNTLIALSFSNGANLITEPLKMFSQLFKNSPQQTKEILRINNSKNSPNPLAIKYWSNDGVSVSYPYKSHDLWFLNEYRRWQLLPDNFEIKETIDAVNREDLWKNAAKAIGVPDTNIPISTSRGVEVFFDGSSFDPNSSR
- a CDS encoding T3SS (YopN, CesT) and YbjN peptide-binding chaperone 1: MNFQTEAQKACYQKVADWLPELCDRISYPVAHNPIFSLQVGSATVLVEIRPLYETESIIYIWAYVATEVEVSDDLMLYLLNQNDVFRFGGFSMPEDGDVRFHVTLLGASCQQNEFQLALTEVLESADRYDDLIVKRWGGRRAADSLFDI
- a CDS encoding protochlorophyllide reductase encodes the protein MSYPQLPTVIITGASSGVGLWSAKALADKGWFIVMACRNVDKTHKAAESVGISKDKYEVIQVDLGSLVSVREFVAKFRATGRSLEAIVVNAAIYTPLLKEPQRSPEGFELTMTTNHLSHFLLVNLLLEDMKKSTYSDRRVVILGTVTHNPDELGGKIPPQPDLGNLEGFEKGFKPPISMANGKKFEPVRAYKESKVCNILTMRELHRRFHDSTGITFTSLYPGCVADTPLFRNHYPLFQKLFPLFQKNITKGYVTQELSGERVAAVVTDPEYRQSGAYWSWGNRQKQDGKSFVQTVSPQARDDARAEKMWDLSAKLVRLV